The Papaver somniferum cultivar HN1 chromosome 6, ASM357369v1, whole genome shotgun sequence genome segment ATAAGAGAGGAACTCCTTTGATTGCCCAAGGTAAATGTGTAAGGTGCTACTTCTGTAAAGAACATCTAAGGAATATAGAATTATTATTTCTGCAAACTATGAAATGGGTGGAATACATAAGTGGCTGCGGTGCACTAAGCAGTTCTCTGAACAGCTACACTCTGGATATTTACCATTGACTAGGTATATGGCTTTACTGATGTCTAGCATATTTATTTTCAGTTTAAGTTGGGACAAATGCTAATTTTCTTTTTCCTGTAGTTCATCCTTTGCTCTGCATTTTGATTTCATGATATCAAGTTTTCTTACCTGCTGAACGACTTTAGGGTATCAGAAATGCAGCATTTGTGCCCCAAGTCTCCTTGCCACTCCTTGCTGAAATGTGTAACGTAACTGAGGATTTCCTGTATAGTTTCTTAGTGACATCGATGTTGCTTGTAATAGCAGTTACATCTTCAATATTTGTGGTTAATGGAAGTAACTCTCCAGCTTTCTTAAGGATCGCTCAAAAAATCTGAATTTTTCTTTACTTGAAATATTTATTATCATGCTGATGTTTTATACAGTGGTTCATCTGCATATATGCTTCTTAGCATGGTATTCTTCAGTATGCAATATAATGTAGATGACAAGTATTACTTCCATGTTTGCGAGCTTATAAATTTTAATACATTTCATGCCTATTGGCTGCTGCGGCTCTGCTACATTGATCTGGGCCAGGGGACAGAAGGACCTGGTCTATTTTTTCTGCTTGATTTGCCTCGACCTATCAACGATATTCTGCGGAAGACCTTGAGAATCCTGTTGGCATACTTCCTCTGTGAAGCAAAACTTACTGACCCGATGCAACTTGTTACTTGTCCAAGTGGATTCCTCTTCTTACTCGCTGATCTTCCATCCAATCCAAACGACCTCATGATATCTGGTCTGCCAAATATAGGTTCTGAGCCAGTGGAGATCGGTTGCCACTGAAGGCTTCTCTTCAGTGATATTAGCTCCTGTTCTAGGGTCTGAATCCTGAAGCTTGTTGATTCATAATCACTCCTAGATAACTCAGCCGATCGCTGCACTACAAGATCTTTCTGCATCAAGAAAGCCAATGGCCTAACTGTCGCTTCTTCTCCATTTGGTTCTTTAAATGGTGTTTCTCCAAGAAGGTGATTTGTAGGGTTTGCATATCTTGAGCTCCAGAGGCTTCCTGAGAAGTCAGCGTACTTTTCATACCTGAAAGAATCCGAGCAATCTTTGAAAGCTTGGTGTGTATTCAGCTGCTGAACAAAAAGTGCTTGGACGATCAAACGCAGCGGCATCAACTCATTTTGAACAGCTTCGATGCATGTCTCTTGAGATAGTCTCTGGCAATTGAGGTATTTGCATACTAGCGCCTTCTCTTCTTGAGATATATTTCGATGTTCCTGGAAAGAAGAAAAAGACTGTTTAACTACACTGAATATAAATGTTTCAGCATGATCAGGAAACATTATTTTTACATAACATATATACTTACAATAAGGAAAGTGTTCATGGCTCTGTAGAGATGGTCATGACTCTGTCTATATGATATGGGTACCACCTCAATCAGATCCATGAATCTTTTGGTCCCCATATTTGGATCTGCAGCTATTTGTGAAACATACTTATCCCATAGTTCTGCCACAATACAATTCACTTCTGAAGGTGTCTGTTCTATATTTGCAGTCGATGAACAAGTCGAAATTATACTCTCCATGGTAGCCAACTCCACGCTAGATGACATTGACTCCATCCCACTGGAAGGAAGCAAAAAATCATCTACTACTGCCAAATGCAATACAGGTGCAATCTGATCTTGCAGCTTTTTCGTACTATCCTCATTTAGACCGAGATCTAGAGCCCTAGCTAACAAAGCAAAGTAAAATCCGACTGGAATTACTCTACTTGCTTTATCTCCTA includes the following:
- the LOC113288113 gene encoding BTB/POZ domain-containing protein At5g48130-like, translating into MSSAVKDLHEFLIMDTTSPKTSALALSPFSSPNVGALLKIKIIAWSQETGLPVSVHVRVGERVYDLHKHPLLSKSGYFRRALLESTDIELPHNFPGGSEVFEMVALFSYSSSTLIDPFNVAALRSAAEFLEMTEEYGTGNLCERSDLYLNQVVLQNWDDTLIVLQKCQTLLPLSEELLIVSRCVESLAFMACMEILDPEHRRERPVITLETMAGQAWSCETVKEIAAQDLWIKDLIALPFRFFQRIIISLRRQGMKDKYVSPIIVFYANKWVLSKKTHQFWESTERTRGKDANNKVSVILQGILDLIPVGDKASRVIPVGFYFALLARALDLGLNEDSTKKLQDQIAPVLHLAVVDDFLLPSSGMESMSSSVELATMESIISTCSSTANIEQTPSEVNCIVAELWDKYVSQIAADPNMGTKRFMDLIEVVPISYRQSHDHLYRAMNTFLIEHRNISQEEKALVCKYLNCQRLSQETCIEAVQNELMPLRLIVQALFVQQLNTHQAFKDCSDSFRYEKYADFSGSLWSSRYANPTNHLLGETPFKEPNGEEATVRPLAFLMQKDLVVQRSAELSRSDYESTSFRIQTLEQELISLKRSLQWQPISTGSEPIFGRPDIMRSFGLDGRSASKKRNPLGQVTSCIGSVSFASQRKYANRILKVFRRISLIGRGKSSRKNRPGPSVPWPRSM